In a single window of the Pseudomonas lutea genome:
- the bioC gene encoding malonyl-ACP O-methyltransferase BioC has translation MTDLSHCAVLKAVKQQQASDQHLLPDKRQVAASFSRAASSYDSVADLQRAVGTALISRLPDLVPSRWLDLGSGTGCFSRVLAQNFPQSEGVALDLAEGMLRYARPLGGAAHYVAGDAENLPLRDASVDLMFSSLAVQWCPDFAAVLSEAGRVLKPGGVFVFASLCAGTLFELRDSWQAVDGLVHVNRFRERDDYQRLCAASGLAISRLEVRPHVLHYPDVRSLTHELKALGAHNINPGRPGGLTGRARIKALMDAYEAFRQEQGLPATYQVVYAVLTKPDAD, from the coding sequence ATGACTGATCTTTCCCACTGCGCGGTGCTCAAGGCCGTCAAACAGCAACAAGCGTCTGATCAGCACCTGCTCCCGGACAAGCGTCAGGTGGCGGCTTCCTTCTCCAGGGCTGCGTCCAGCTATGACAGCGTGGCCGATCTGCAGCGTGCCGTCGGCACCGCGCTGATATCACGGCTGCCCGATCTGGTGCCCTCCCGCTGGCTGGACCTGGGCAGCGGCACGGGCTGTTTCAGCCGCGTGCTGGCACAGAATTTCCCGCAGAGCGAAGGCGTCGCGCTGGATCTCGCTGAAGGCATGCTGCGCTATGCACGGCCGCTGGGCGGGGCCGCGCATTACGTGGCCGGCGACGCGGAGAACCTGCCGCTGCGCGACGCGAGTGTCGATCTGATGTTCTCCAGCCTTGCGGTGCAATGGTGCCCGGATTTCGCTGCGGTGCTGAGCGAGGCGGGGCGCGTGCTGAAGCCGGGCGGTGTGTTTGTGTTTGCCAGCCTTTGCGCAGGGACGCTGTTCGAGCTGCGCGACAGCTGGCAGGCGGTGGACGGCCTGGTTCACGTCAATCGCTTTCGCGAGCGCGACGATTATCAGCGTCTGTGCGCTGCCAGCGGGTTGGCCATCAGCAGGCTGGAGGTGCGGCCGCATGTGTTGCACTACCCGGATGTGCGCAGCCTGACCCATGAGCTCAAGGCACTCGGCGCGCACAATATCAACCCGGGCAGACCGGGAGGCCTGACCGGCCGTGCCCGCATTAAGGCGCTGATGGACGCATACGAAGCCTTTCGCCAGGAGCAAGGCCTGCCAGCCACTTATCAGGTGGTGTATGCCGTTCTGACGAAACCTGACGCTGATTAA
- a CDS encoding alpha/beta fold hydrolase, whose translation MRDRLILLPGWGLGVSPLEPLAAALRGLDEHLHVEIEPLPDMDNDDLDDWLDELDSTLPANVWLGGWSLGGMLAAELAARRGERCCGLATFASNVCFVARSEWPNAMAQTDFDAFIGGCKSDLDATLKRFSLLCVQGAEEPRALSRQLKACAPHGTSAGLIEGLKLLEQMDTRKALQAFRGPQLHLFGGLDALVPAEASADLLSLQPDIEVGVIEQASHAFILENPHGVAAAVHAFLHESGDD comes from the coding sequence ATGCGTGATCGTTTGATCCTGTTGCCGGGCTGGGGCCTGGGCGTCTCTCCCCTGGAGCCGTTGGCGGCAGCCCTGCGAGGGTTGGACGAACACCTGCACGTCGAGATCGAACCGCTGCCGGACATGGATAACGATGACCTCGACGACTGGCTCGATGAGCTTGATTCGACGTTGCCCGCCAATGTCTGGCTCGGTGGCTGGTCCCTGGGTGGCATGCTGGCCGCTGAGTTGGCGGCGCGCCGGGGCGAGCGCTGCTGCGGTCTGGCGACATTCGCCAGCAACGTCTGCTTCGTGGCGCGCAGCGAATGGCCCAACGCAATGGCGCAAACGGATTTCGATGCGTTCATCGGCGGCTGTAAATCCGATCTGGATGCAACACTCAAGCGCTTCAGTCTGCTATGCGTGCAGGGCGCCGAAGAACCCCGCGCGCTGTCGAGGCAGCTCAAAGCCTGCGCGCCGCACGGCACAAGCGCCGGTTTGATCGAAGGTTTGAAACTGCTGGAGCAGATGGACACTCGCAAAGCGCTGCAGGCGTTCCGCGGTCCGCAACTGCACTTGTTCGGCGGCCTTGATGCACTGGTGCCAGCGGAGGCGTCGGCGGATCTGCTCAGCCTGCAACCGGATATTGAAGTCGGTGTGATCGAGCAGGCCAGCCATGCCTTTATTCTGGAAAATCCGCACGGCGTGGCCGCTGCAGTTCATGCGTTTTTACACGAGTCCGGTGATGACTGA